The Hydrogenobacter thermophilus TK-6 genome window below encodes:
- a CDS encoding S8/S53 family peptidase: MGKKLIALMLSFSLLQAQTVIVPIPGEPQPKPPTSPQQPQEGGGGSGFGILIGSVIGAGILFLLTKAVLSKPSKPPRMAFIPFEFIALHTADLPEDVKVIDKERFEGYTLSLIKWDEEEQKLRDKLKDRVFLLEPNYLYELYGEVASLSETVIKEGSPSSSVLAVLDTGADGGLLKNALLFTKNVRRDSYKPEKHGTAVAYLAHEQKGAKVALYRVCSDGICDGWSVSKALVDVYREGIKVVNMSFGTDREDRIVAFLIKGMSLRGFVFVAPVGNTPSDELPFPARLKEVVSVAGKPCFPEKICQRAKVSEEYRDIQTPVGKVTGTSFSSAVHAGKIVGQ; this comes from the coding sequence ATGGGGAAAAAGTTAATTGCACTCATGCTCTCTTTCTCTCTTTTGCAGGCTCAAACCGTTATCGTTCCTATACCCGGAGAGCCTCAACCCAAGCCTCCAACTTCACCACAGCAACCGCAGGAAGGAGGTGGTGGTTCAGGCTTTGGTATCTTAATTGGGAGTGTAATTGGAGCAGGCATACTGTTTTTGCTTACAAAAGCTGTTCTCTCAAAACCCTCAAAGCCTCCAAGAATGGCTTTTATACCCTTTGAATTTATAGCACTTCACACTGCGGACCTTCCTGAAGATGTAAAAGTGATAGACAAGGAGCGTTTTGAAGGCTACACCTTATCGCTTATAAAGTGGGATGAGGAGGAGCAAAAGCTAAGAGATAAGCTCAAAGATAGAGTATTTTTGCTGGAACCCAATTACCTATATGAGCTTTACGGAGAGGTAGCATCTTTATCTGAGACGGTAATTAAAGAGGGATCACCTTCCTCCTCAGTTTTAGCTGTGCTGGACACGGGAGCTGATGGAGGTCTTTTGAAAAATGCCCTACTTTTTACCAAGAATGTAAGGAGGGACAGTTACAAACCAGAGAAGCACGGGACGGCTGTTGCTTACCTTGCTCATGAGCAGAAGGGTGCAAAAGTGGCGCTCTACAGAGTTTGTTCAGATGGTATATGTGATGGCTGGAGTGTATCAAAGGCTCTCGTGGATGTTTATAGAGAAGGTATAAAAGTGGTAAACATGTCCTTTGGAACTGATAGAGAAGACAGAATTGTCGCTTTTCTCATAAAGGGTATGTCACTTAGAGGCTTTGTCTTTGTAGCACCTGTGGGGAATACTCCCTCCGATGAGCTTCCATTTCCTGCCAGGCTTAAAGAGGTAGTATCCGTTGCAGGAAAACCTTGCTTCCCTGAAAAGATATGTCAAAGGGCAAAGGTCAGCGAAGAATACAGAGACATACAGACACCTGTGGGTAAGGTTACCGGAACATCTTTCTCATCAGCAGTGCATGCAGGAAAGATAGTAGGTCAATAA
- a CDS encoding sigma-54-dependent transcriptional regulator, with protein MRAAIPSILIIDDEQAFLNSLKYLFEKKGFKVFTACNSFSALNLLSKEHIDVILMDLKLNNENGLELSKKIMLKNSDIPIIVITAYGSFEDAVNSIKSGIFDFISKPFDINDLILKINKALHYLSCKQKNTNSLDEIYMYKKDIQDKLCIATQYNLPLLLTGETGVGKTFLAKYVHKMSNRKDYNFVHIEASTIPDGLFEAELFGFKKGAFTGAIYEKAGMIELAHNGTLFIDEIECLPGNMQAKLLDVLENRRMRRIGDIQEKIVDFRLITATNIDRDQLKERIRKDLFYRINVIHIHLPPLRELKDMIVPLSYKFMEEAKKEFSKDIPCYISDDVMEVLLNHDYPGNIRELKNIIFYSVAKSERVYLTLMDLPDYIRNNEVKTDNLGFKKLKEFNKYYILKTLERFNYNITKTAKELGISRQTIYRIINGK; from the coding sequence ATGAGAGCCGCTATCCCTAGTATATTAATAATAGATGACGAGCAAGCTTTCCTAAACTCATTAAAATATCTATTTGAGAAAAAAGGTTTTAAAGTTTTCACAGCCTGTAACTCATTTTCAGCTCTAAATTTATTAAGTAAAGAACACATAGATGTTATACTTATGGATTTAAAGCTGAATAACGAAAATGGGCTCGAACTAAGTAAAAAAATAATGTTAAAGAATTCAGATATTCCTATCATTGTTATCACTGCTTATGGTAGTTTTGAGGACGCTGTAAACTCAATAAAATCTGGAATATTTGATTTTATTTCTAAGCCTTTTGACATTAATGATTTAATACTTAAGATTAATAAAGCTTTACATTACTTGTCATGTAAACAAAAAAACACCAATAGTTTAGATGAGATTTATATGTATAAAAAAGATATACAGGATAAGTTGTGTATTGCCACACAGTATAATTTACCCCTACTACTAACTGGGGAAACTGGTGTAGGTAAAACATTTCTAGCTAAATATGTACATAAAATGTCCAATAGAAAAGATTACAATTTTGTTCACATTGAAGCCAGCACTATTCCTGATGGTTTATTTGAAGCGGAGCTTTTTGGTTTTAAAAAAGGTGCTTTTACAGGCGCGATCTATGAAAAAGCAGGTATGATCGAACTTGCGCATAACGGTACTTTATTTATTGATGAGATTGAGTGCCTACCTGGCAATATGCAGGCAAAATTGTTAGATGTTTTAGAGAATAGAAGAATGAGACGTATTGGAGATATACAAGAAAAGATAGTTGATTTTAGGTTAATAACTGCCACAAATATTGACCGTGACCAGCTAAAAGAAAGGATACGTAAAGACTTGTTTTATAGGATAAATGTCATACATATACATCTACCTCCGCTAAGGGAATTGAAAGATATGATAGTTCCATTATCGTATAAGTTTATGGAAGAAGCTAAGAAAGAATTCTCTAAGGATATTCCTTGTTATATATCTGACGATGTAATGGAAGTTCTACTTAACCACGATTATCCCGGAAACATAAGGGAGCTTAAAAACATTATATTTTATTCTGTTGCAAAAAGTGAACGTGTGTATCTTACTCTTATGGATCTACCAGATTACATTAGGAATAATGAAGTAAAAACCGATAATTTAGGATTTAAAAAATTAAAGGAGTTTAATAAATATTACATACTAAAGACTTTGGAACGATTTAATTATAATATAACAAAAACAGCGAAGGAGTTAGGCATTAGCAGGCAAACTATATACAGAATTATCAACGGGAAATGA